One genomic segment of Streptomyces sp. RerS4 includes these proteins:
- a CDS encoding MFS transporter, which translates to MSAPEPRVPSGPETPEKPLPARSAVATGGRDVGVMGAAYRALTVGIVSVVFLIAFEATAVGTAMPVAARELDGIGLYAFGFSAYFTTSLFGMVLSGQWADRQGPLRPLTVGIGAFAAGLVCSGTAGLMGVFVLGRAVQGLGGGLVIVALYVVVSRAYEERLRPAIMAAFAASWVVPSIVGPLAAGTVTEHLGWRWVFLGIPALVVVPLCVALPAIRRTASGPVDPGGPAAAIDGRRIRLALGISVGAGLLQYAAQDLRWLSLLPGLAGAALLVPAVRGLMPRGTYLVRRGLPSVVLLRGVAAGSFIGAESFVPLMLVTQRGMSPTLAGFSLALGGVTWALGSWVQSKGRVAPHRERLMVAGMGMVAFAIAAAPAVLITSVPVWALALTWSVGCLGMGLVIGSTSVLLLKLSAPEEAGSNSAALQISDALANVVLLAAVGAAFAALGGGAVGAGHAATAGAGASHPTAFLAVFLPMACVALAGAWVATRLNPAPDAG; encoded by the coding sequence ATGAGCGCCCCTGAACCCCGCGTGCCGAGCGGGCCCGAGACCCCCGAGAAGCCCCTCCCCGCGCGGAGCGCCGTCGCGACCGGCGGTCGGGACGTGGGGGTCATGGGGGCGGCGTACCGTGCGCTCACCGTCGGGATCGTCTCCGTCGTCTTCCTCATCGCCTTCGAGGCCACCGCCGTCGGCACCGCCATGCCGGTCGCCGCGCGGGAGCTCGACGGCATCGGCCTGTACGCCTTCGGGTTCTCCGCCTACTTCACGACCAGCCTCTTCGGCATGGTCCTCTCCGGCCAGTGGGCCGACCGGCAGGGCCCGCTGCGCCCGCTCACCGTCGGCATCGGCGCCTTCGCCGCCGGGCTGGTGTGCTCCGGGACCGCCGGGCTCATGGGCGTCTTCGTGCTCGGCCGGGCGGTGCAGGGCCTCGGCGGCGGGTTGGTGATCGTCGCCCTGTACGTGGTGGTCAGCCGCGCCTACGAGGAACGGCTGCGCCCCGCGATCATGGCGGCCTTCGCGGCGAGCTGGGTGGTGCCGTCGATCGTCGGACCGCTGGCCGCCGGTACGGTCACCGAGCACCTCGGCTGGCGGTGGGTGTTCCTCGGGATCCCGGCGCTGGTCGTCGTACCGCTGTGCGTGGCGCTGCCCGCGATCCGGCGGACCGCCTCCGGCCCCGTCGACCCCGGCGGGCCGGCCGCCGCGATCGACGGCCGTCGCATCCGGCTCGCCCTCGGCATCTCGGTGGGCGCGGGGTTGCTCCAGTACGCCGCCCAGGACCTGCGGTGGCTGTCCCTGTTGCCCGGTCTCGCGGGTGCGGCCCTGCTCGTGCCGGCCGTTCGGGGCCTGATGCCGCGCGGCACGTACCTGGTCCGGCGCGGGCTGCCGTCGGTGGTGCTGCTGCGCGGGGTGGCGGCGGGGTCGTTCATCGGCGCGGAGAGCTTCGTACCGCTGATGCTCGTCACCCAGCGCGGGATGAGCCCGACCCTGGCCGGTTTCTCGCTCGCGCTCGGCGGGGTGACGTGGGCGCTCGGCTCCTGGGTGCAGTCCAAGGGGCGGGTGGCGCCGCACCGGGAGCGGCTGATGGTCGCCGGGATGGGCATGGTGGCCTTCGCCATCGCGGCGGCGCCGGCGGTGCTGATCACGTCCGTCCCGGTGTGGGCGCTGGCGCTGACCTGGTCGGTGGGCTGCCTCGGCATGGGCCTGGTCATCGGCTCGACCAGTGTGCTGTTGCTGAAGCTGTCGGCGCCCGAGGAGGCGGGGTCGAACTCCGCCGCGCTCCAGATCTCCGACGCGCTGGCCAACGTGGTGCTGCTGGCCGCCGTCGGCGCGGCCTTCGCCGCCCTCGGCGGCGGCGCGGTGGGCGCGGGCCACGCGGCGACCGCGGGCGCGGGCGCCTCCCACCCGACGGCCTTCCTGGCGGTGTTCCTCCCGATGGCCTGCGTGGCCCTGGCGGGCGCCTGGGTGGCCACCCGCCTCAACCCGGCCCCGGACGCCGGATGA
- a CDS encoding Fic family protein, whose product MTHYLTLPELLNLAERLGANEVRDYGLLDSALARPQASVFGQDAYPDVWQKAAALMESLARNHGLVDGNKRIAWYATWVFLHMNGHPLDADFDVDEAEQFVLDVCQGALDVPKIAAQLPRFAG is encoded by the coding sequence TTGACGCACTACCTGACGCTCCCCGAGCTCCTGAACCTCGCGGAGCGTCTCGGGGCGAACGAGGTGCGCGACTACGGCCTGCTCGACTCGGCGCTCGCGCGCCCCCAGGCGAGCGTGTTCGGTCAGGACGCCTATCCGGACGTGTGGCAGAAGGCCGCGGCACTGATGGAGTCGCTGGCCCGCAACCACGGCCTCGTGGACGGAAACAAGCGCATCGCCTGGTACGCCACGTGGGTCTTCCTCCACATGAACGGCCATCCGCTCGACGCCGATTTCGATGTCGACGAAGCCGAACAGTTCGTGCTCGACGTATGTCAGGGGGCGCTCGATGTCCCCAAGATCGCAGCCCAGTTGCCCCGGTTCGCGGGCTGA
- a CDS encoding xanthine dehydrogenase family protein molybdopterin-binding subunit, protein MSGHDAATATTTVTTVTATPEGDQPRPVRGIGASVPAADARAKTEGTFPYAADLWAEGLLWAAVLRSPHAHARILSVDTSAAAEMPGVRAVITHADVPGATTHGRRIADRPVFAHDVVRHHGEPIAAVAADHPDTARLAAAAITVEYELLDAVTDPEQSFGAVPLHPDGNLIRHIPLRYGDPEATGEVVVEGLYRIGRQDPAPIGAEAGLAVPRPDGGVEIYAASTDPHTDRDLAAACFGLDPDRVRVVVTGVPGATADREDAAFQLPLGLLALRTGHPVKLAATREESFLGHAHRHPTLLRYRHHADAEGRLVKVEAQILMDAGAYADSSAESLAAAVAFACGPYVVPHAFVEGWAVRTNNPPSGHVRGEGAMQVCAAYEGQMDKLAAALGIDGAELRLRNVLATGDLLPTGQTVTCPAPVAELLRSVRDFPLPSLPKDTPEEEWLLPGGPEGAGEPGAVRRGVGYGVGMVHMLGAEGTDEVSTATVKVVGGAATVICAAVDTGQGFATLARQIVQEVLGVDEVAMAPVDTDQPPAGASAHGRHTWVSGGAVERAAKMVRTQLLTPMAAKLGMSTELLQIADGRITSYDGAFSMSVAEAIEGKELWATAQCRPHPTEPLDADGQGDAFVGLAFCAIRAVVDVDIELGSVRVVELAVAQDVGRILNPRQLEARIEAGVTQGVGAALTENLRSVAGLVRHPDLTGYALPTSLDAPAVRIVRLVEERDVVAPFGAKAASAVPVVTTPAAVASAVRAATGRPVNRIPIRPSAAVATS, encoded by the coding sequence GTGAGCGGGCACGACGCGGCCACGGCGACGACGACCGTCACCACGGTCACCGCCACCCCCGAAGGGGACCAGCCGCGGCCCGTGCGCGGAATCGGGGCCTCCGTGCCCGCCGCGGACGCCCGCGCCAAGACCGAGGGCACCTTCCCCTACGCCGCCGACCTGTGGGCCGAAGGCCTGCTGTGGGCCGCCGTCCTGCGCTCCCCGCACGCCCACGCCCGCATCCTGTCCGTCGACACCTCGGCCGCCGCCGAGATGCCGGGCGTGCGCGCCGTCATCACCCACGCCGACGTCCCCGGCGCGACCACCCACGGCCGCCGCATCGCCGACCGGCCGGTCTTCGCCCACGACGTCGTACGCCACCACGGCGAGCCCATCGCCGCCGTCGCCGCCGACCACCCCGACACCGCGCGCCTCGCCGCCGCCGCCATCACCGTCGAGTACGAGCTGCTCGACGCCGTCACGGACCCCGAGCAGTCCTTCGGCGCCGTCCCGCTGCACCCCGACGGCAACCTCATCCGCCACATCCCGCTGCGCTACGGCGACCCCGAGGCGACGGGGGAGGTCGTCGTCGAGGGGCTCTACCGCATCGGCCGCCAGGACCCCGCGCCCATCGGCGCCGAGGCCGGGCTCGCCGTACCGCGACCCGACGGCGGCGTGGAGATCTACGCCGCCTCCACCGACCCGCACACCGACCGCGACCTCGCCGCCGCCTGCTTCGGCCTCGACCCGGACCGGGTGCGCGTCGTCGTCACCGGCGTCCCGGGCGCCACCGCCGACCGCGAGGACGCCGCCTTCCAACTCCCGCTCGGGCTGCTCGCGCTGCGCACCGGCCACCCGGTGAAGCTGGCCGCCACCCGCGAGGAGTCCTTCCTCGGCCACGCCCACCGCCACCCCACCCTGCTGCGCTACCGCCACCACGCGGACGCGGAGGGCCGGCTCGTCAAGGTCGAGGCCCAGATCCTGATGGACGCGGGCGCCTACGCCGACTCCTCCGCCGAGTCCCTCGCGGCGGCGGTGGCGTTCGCCTGCGGCCCGTACGTCGTCCCCCACGCCTTCGTCGAGGGCTGGGCGGTGCGCACCAACAACCCCCCGTCGGGCCACGTGCGCGGCGAGGGCGCGATGCAGGTCTGCGCGGCCTACGAGGGCCAGATGGACAAGCTCGCCGCCGCCCTCGGCATCGACGGCGCGGAGCTGCGCCTGCGCAACGTCCTGGCCACCGGCGACCTGCTGCCCACAGGCCAGACGGTGACCTGCCCGGCCCCCGTCGCCGAACTCCTGCGCTCCGTCCGTGACTTCCCGCTGCCCTCCCTCCCCAAGGACACCCCGGAGGAGGAATGGCTGCTGCCCGGCGGCCCCGAGGGCGCGGGTGAACCGGGCGCGGTGCGGCGCGGAGTCGGCTACGGCGTGGGCATGGTCCACATGCTCGGCGCGGAGGGCACGGACGAGGTCTCCACGGCCACGGTGAAGGTCGTCGGCGGCGCCGCCACCGTCATCTGCGCGGCCGTCGACACCGGCCAGGGCTTCGCGACCCTCGCCCGTCAGATCGTCCAGGAGGTCCTGGGCGTGGACGAGGTGGCGATGGCCCCGGTCGACACCGACCAGCCGCCGGCGGGCGCCTCGGCGCACGGCCGGCACACGTGGGTGTCGGGCGGCGCGGTCGAGCGGGCGGCCAAGATGGTCCGTACGCAGCTCCTGACGCCGATGGCCGCCAAGCTCGGCATGTCCACGGAACTCCTGCAGATCGCCGACGGGCGCATCACCTCGTACGACGGGGCGTTCTCCATGTCGGTCGCGGAGGCGATAGAGGGCAAGGAGTTGTGGGCGACGGCCCAGTGCCGCCCCCACCCGACGGAGCCGCTGGACGCGGACGGGCAGGGCGACGCGTTCGTGGGCCTGGCCTTCTGCGCGATCCGCGCGGTGGTCGACGTGGACATCGAGCTCGGTTCGGTACGGGTGGTGGAGCTGGCCGTCGCGCAGGACGTGGGCCGCATCCTCAACCCCCGCCAGCTGGAGGCCCGTATCGAGGCGGGCGTCACCCAGGGCGTCGGCGCGGCCCTCACGGAGAACCTCCGCTCGGTCGCCGGCCTGGTCCGCCACCCCGACCTGACGGGCTACGCCCTGCCGACGTCGCTGGACGCCCCGGCGGTGCGGATCGTGCGGCTGGTCGAGGAGCGGGACGTGGTGGCCCCGTTCGGGGCGAAGGCGGCGAGCGCGGTTCCGGTCGTGACGACCCCGGCGGCGGTGGCCTCCGCGGTCCGCGCGGCGACGGGCCGCCCGGTGAACCGCATCCCGATCCGCCCCTCGGCGGCGGTGGCGACCTCGTAG
- a CDS encoding FAD binding domain-containing protein, producing the protein MPAAVPVAGGTDLMAAVNAGLLRPAALVGLGRINEIRGWQYQDGHALLGAGLTHARMGRPDFAALIPALAAAARAAGPPQIRNAGTLGGNIATAAPTGDALPVLAALEAALIIVGPGGARREIPVSHLLAGREMLRGGELIGFVRVPLLHAPQVFLKATGRTGPGRAVASVGLVLDPARRGVRCAIGAVAPMPLRPLEAEQWVASLIDWDGDRGLAPEALEAFGDYVAAACVPDQGEPVSSAVVHLRRTVAVLARRALGRALTS; encoded by the coding sequence ATGCCCGCCGCCGTGCCCGTGGCGGGCGGTACCGACCTCATGGCGGCCGTCAACGCGGGGCTGTTGCGGCCGGCCGCGCTGGTCGGGCTCGGACGGATCAACGAGATCCGCGGCTGGCAGTACCAGGACGGGCACGCGCTGCTCGGCGCGGGCCTGACGCACGCCCGGATGGGGCGGCCGGATTTCGCCGCTCTGATCCCGGCGCTGGCGGCGGCCGCGCGGGCCGCCGGCCCGCCGCAGATCCGCAACGCGGGCACCCTCGGCGGGAACATCGCCACGGCCGCCCCGACCGGTGACGCGCTGCCCGTGCTGGCGGCGTTGGAGGCGGCCCTGATCATCGTCGGCCCCGGTGGCGCGCGCCGCGAGATCCCCGTCTCCCACCTGCTGGCCGGCCGCGAGATGCTGCGCGGCGGCGAGCTCATCGGTTTCGTCCGGGTGCCCCTGCTGCACGCGCCGCAGGTCTTCCTGAAGGCCACCGGGCGTACGGGTCCGGGGCGCGCGGTGGCGTCCGTGGGTCTCGTACTGGACCCCGCGCGCCGGGGTGTGCGCTGCGCGATCGGCGCGGTGGCCCCGATGCCACTGCGCCCGCTGGAGGCCGAGCAGTGGGTGGCCTCGCTGATCGACTGGGACGGGGACCGGGGCTTGGCCCCCGAGGCGCTGGAGGCCTTCGGCGACTACGTCGCGGCGGCCTGCGTGCCCGACCAGGGAGAACCCGTCTCGTCCGCGGTAGTGCACTTGCGGCGGACGGTGGCCGTGCTGGCGCGCAGGGCCCTGGGGAGGGCGCTGACCTCATGA
- a CDS encoding Arc family DNA-binding protein, producing the protein MAGLNVRFTEEELDALRERAEAEGRSMQSFAHDAVIKAINEHSRLFNEAAEHVLKASAELNRRLA; encoded by the coding sequence ATGGCTGGTCTCAACGTCAGATTCACCGAGGAAGAGCTGGACGCCCTGCGTGAGCGCGCCGAGGCGGAGGGGCGGAGCATGCAGTCCTTCGCGCACGACGCGGTCATCAAGGCCATAAACGAGCACTCCCGGCTGTTCAACGAAGCGGCGGAGCACGTGCTCAAGGCGAGCGCCGAGCTCAATCGGAGGCTTGCTTGA
- a CDS encoding DEAD/DEAH box helicase, protein MTTTASHHLSPAFPGRAPWGTAGKLRAWQEGALNRYIETQPRDFLAVATPGAGKTTFALTLASWLLHHHVVQQVTVVAPTEHLKKQWAEAAARIGIRLDPEYSAGPLSKNYQGVAVTYAGVGVRPMLHRNRCEQRKTLVILDEIHHAGDSKSWGEACLEAFDPATRRLALTGTPFRSDTNPIPFVTYEEGNDGIRRSSADYTYGYGNALGDGVVRPVIFLSYSGNMRWRTKAGDEIAARLGEPMTKDAISQAWRTALDPRGDWMPNVLRAADRRLTEVRKGIPDAGGLVIASDQDSARAYAKLIREITGTKATVVLSDDTGASKRIDDFSANTDRWMVAVRMVSEGVDVPRLAVGVYATTISTPLFFAQAVGRFVRSRRRGETASVFLPTIPYLLGFANEMEVERDHVLDRPKKAGEDEDPYAESEKEMDEANRQEDEDTGEDEQMSFEALESDAVFDRVLYDGAEFGMQAHPGSEEEQDYLGIPGLLEPDQVQMLLQKRQSRQIAHSRRKPDEQADLLELPAERRPVVSHKELLELRKSLNTMVGAYVHQSGKPHGVIHTELRRVCGGPPSAEATAGQLKERIKKVQEWATRMR, encoded by the coding sequence GTGACTACTACCGCCTCCCACCACCTCTCACCCGCCTTCCCCGGCCGTGCGCCGTGGGGCACCGCCGGCAAGCTGCGTGCCTGGCAGGAGGGTGCCCTCAACCGGTACATCGAGACGCAGCCGCGTGACTTCCTCGCGGTCGCGACCCCGGGTGCCGGCAAGACCACCTTCGCGCTGACCCTCGCCTCCTGGCTGCTGCACCACCACGTGGTCCAGCAGGTGACCGTCGTCGCGCCGACCGAGCACCTGAAGAAGCAGTGGGCGGAAGCAGCCGCCCGCATAGGCATCCGGCTCGATCCGGAGTACTCCGCCGGGCCGCTGAGCAAGAACTACCAGGGGGTCGCCGTCACGTACGCGGGCGTCGGCGTACGCCCGATGCTGCACCGCAACCGTTGTGAGCAGCGCAAGACCCTGGTGATCCTCGACGAGATCCACCACGCCGGCGACTCGAAGTCCTGGGGCGAGGCCTGCCTGGAGGCCTTCGACCCGGCGACCCGCCGGCTGGCGCTGACCGGTACGCCTTTCCGGTCCGACACCAATCCCATTCCTTTCGTGACCTATGAGGAAGGGAATGACGGAATTCGGCGTTCTTCCGCCGATTACACCTACGGGTATGGAAATGCCCTCGGTGACGGAGTCGTCCGGCCCGTCATTTTCCTTTCCTACAGCGGCAACATGCGCTGGCGCACCAAGGCGGGCGACGAGATCGCCGCCCGCCTCGGCGAGCCGATGACCAAGGACGCCATCTCCCAGGCCTGGCGCACCGCCCTGGACCCGCGCGGCGACTGGATGCCGAACGTGCTGCGCGCCGCCGACCGGCGCCTCACGGAGGTCAGGAAGGGCATCCCGGACGCGGGCGGCCTCGTCATCGCCTCCGACCAGGACTCGGCGCGCGCGTACGCGAAGCTGATCCGCGAGATCACCGGTACGAAGGCCACCGTCGTGCTGTCCGACGACACCGGCGCCTCGAAGCGGATCGACGACTTCAGCGCGAACACCGACCGCTGGATGGTCGCGGTCCGCATGGTGTCCGAGGGCGTCGACGTCCCGCGCCTCGCGGTGGGCGTGTACGCGACGACGATCTCGACCCCGCTGTTCTTCGCCCAGGCCGTCGGCCGCTTCGTACGATCGCGCAGGCGCGGCGAGACCGCGTCCGTGTTCCTTCCGACGATTCCCTACCTTCTGGGCTTCGCCAACGAGATGGAGGTCGAGCGCGATCACGTCCTCGACCGCCCGAAGAAGGCGGGGGAGGACGAGGACCCGTACGCCGAGTCCGAGAAGGAGATGGACGAGGCGAACCGGCAGGAGGACGAGGACACCGGCGAGGACGAGCAGATGTCCTTCGAGGCGCTGGAGTCCGACGCGGTCTTCGACCGGGTCCTCTACGACGGCGCCGAGTTCGGCATGCAGGCCCACCCCGGCAGCGAGGAGGAGCAGGACTACCTCGGCATCCCCGGGCTGCTGGAGCCGGACCAGGTGCAGATGCTGCTCCAGAAGCGGCAGTCACGGCAGATCGCGCACAGCCGGCGCAAGCCGGACGAGCAGGCGGACCTGCTGGAGCTGCCCGCCGAGCGGCGCCCGGTGGTGTCGCACAAGGAGCTGCTGGAGCTGCGCAAGTCGCTGAACACGATGGTGGGCGCGTACGTCCACCAGAGTGGCAAGCCGCACGGGGTGATCCACACCGAGCTGCGCCGGGTGTGCGGTGGGCCGCCGAGCGCGGAGGCGACGGCGGGGCAGCTGAAGGAGCGGATCAAGAAGGTGCAGGAGTGGGCCACCCGGATGCGGTGA